A DNA window from Camelina sativa cultivar DH55 chromosome 13, Cs, whole genome shotgun sequence contains the following coding sequences:
- the LOC104735475 gene encoding polyribonucleotide nucleotidyltransferase 2, mitochondrial — translation MSSIVNRAKSSSLPNFLAWRALGFRTICSGRLGFAPSDPDSPASAGTKILESFKEEFEVGSRVVSFETGKIARFANGSVVLGMDQTKVLSTVTCAKTDSPRDFLPLTVDYQEKQYAQGLIPNTYMRREGAPKERELLCGRLIDRPIRPLFPSGFYHEVQIMASVLSSDGKQDPDILAANASSAALMLSDVPWGGPIGVIRIGRIYGQFVVNPTMDELSSSDLNLIYACTRDKTMMIDVQSREISEKDLAAALRLAHPEAVKYLDPQIRLAEKAGKQKKEYKLSMLSEKTLEKVTDLAATRIESVFTDPSYGKFERGEALDNIGKDVRRVFEEEGDQESLSILPKAVDTVRKKVVRSRMISDGFRVDGRNLDEVRPIYCESSYLPALHGSALFSRGDTQVLCTVTLGAPGDAQSLDSLVGPPKKRFMLHYSFPPYCTNEVGKRGGLNRREVGHGTLAEKALLAVLPPEEAFPYTVRINSEVMSSDGSTSMASVCGGSMALMDAGIPLRAHVAGVSVGLVTDVDPSSGEIKDYRIVTDILGLEDHLGDMDFKIAGTRNGVTAIQLDIKPAGIPLDIVCESLENAREARLQILDHMERNINSPRSQDGASSPRLATLKYSNDSLRSLIGPMGVLKRKIEEETGARISIDDGTLTIVAKNQAVMEKAQEKVDLIIGREIVAGEVYKGTVVTIKEYGAFVEFSGGQQGLLHMSELSHEPVSKVSDVLSIGNYITVKCIDTDVRGNIKLSLKALSPKPKRKPESDLEKYPVMKESSTVFIETSSVGETVASMPSIVTPPQKSKLAVPAVVIRTAVECDEAEKSSPVEKNNKPKRAATPKPDRKPKSTASKLTASQKEEEALELCAPEEITAESLKQDGKLKSTSPKNNSTASTVSDSNLVSSSKAKKSTRKEDQYENKAEESATVSTRKLKIGTEMMAKVQEVRPLGLVLDLGGGIRGMYKFEDNEETEFEEGDTLQVKCTSFTTKGVPKMVLVDEEED, via the exons ATGTCGTCGATTGTGAATCGAGCTAAGTCATCTTCTCTTCCGAATTTTCTCGCATGGCGTGCTTTAGGTTTTCGTACCATCTGCTCTGGCCGCCTTGGTTTCGCTCCCTCTGATCCAGACTCGCCGGCCTCCGCAGGAACCAAAATATTGGAATCTTTTAAGGAGGAGTTCGAAGTCGGATCCCGCGTTGTCTCGTTCGAGACTGGCAAAATCGCTCGCTTCGCTAATGGCTCCGTTGTTCTCGGCATGGACCAGACCAAAGTTCTCTCTACCGTTACCTGTGCTAAGACCGACTCGCCCCGAGATTTCTTGCCTCTCACT GTTGACTATCAAGAGAAGCAATACGCTCAAGGTTTGATTCCAAATACATATATGCGAAGAGAGGGTGCACCAAAGGAGCGGGAGCTGTTATGTGGCCGGCTCATTGATAGACCAATCAGACCCTTGTTTCCTTCAGGGTTTTACCATGAAGTTCAG ATAATGGCTAGTGTTCTATCCTCCGATGGGAAGCAGGATCCAGATATACTAGCAGCTAATGCGTCATCAGCTGCGTTAATGCTGTCGGATGTTCCATGGGGAGGACCCATTGGAGTCATCCGAATAGGAAGGATATATGGCCAGTTTGTTGTCAATCCTACTATGGATGAG CTTAGCTCAAGTGATCTCAATTTGATATACGCTTGCACAAGAGATAAGACTATGATGATTGATGTTCAATCCCGTGAAATCTCAGAGAAAGATTTAGCAGCTGCCCTGAGGCTAGCTCATCCCGAG GCTGTTAAGTACCTTGATCCCCAAATAAGATTGGCAGAAAAAGCTGGGAAACAAAAGAAGGAGTACAAATTGTCCATGCTTTCTGAGAAAACTTTAGAAAAAGTGACTGACTTGGCTGCAACGCGTATTGAATCCGTCTTTACTGACCCTTCTTATGGAAAG TTTGAACGTGGAGAGGCTCTAGATAACATTGGAAAAGATGTAAGAAGAgtatttgaagaagaaggtgatcaAGAAAGCTTGAGCATCCTTCCAAAGGCTGTTGATACAGTGAGAAAGAAG GTAGTCCGTTCAAGGATGATATCAGATGGATTTCGAGTTGACGGGAGAAATCTTGATGAAGTTAGGCCCATCTATTGCGAATCCAGTTATTTACCTGCGCTGCATGGATCAGCACTTTTCTCACGTGGAGATACGCAG GTGCTCTGTACTGTCACACTTGGAGCCCCGGGAGATGCACAAAGCTTGGATTCCCTTGTTGGCCCCCCGAAAAAGAGATTTATGCTTCACTACAGCTTTCCTCCATATTGTACAAATGAAGTCGGAAAACGAGGTGGCCTTAACAGGCGTGAAGTTGGGCATG GAACGCTTGCTGAGAAAGCATTGCTTGCTGTCTTGCCCCCTGAAGAGGCTTTTCCTTATACAGTTCGTATAAATTCAGAAGTAATGTCCTCAGATGGATCCACGTCAATGGCAAGCGTTTGCGGAG GTAGTATGGCATTAATGGATGCCGGAATCCCTCTGCGAGCTCATGTTGCGGGTGTCTCCGTTGGTCTTGTCACCGATGTAGATCCATCAAGTGGTGAAATAAAGGACTACCGTATAGTAACTGATATTCTG GGTTTGGAAGATCATCTGGGAGATATGGATTTCAAGATTGCTGGCACACGAAATGGTGTGACAGCGATTCAGCTGGATATAAAGCCAGCTGGAATACCGTTGGACATAGTTTGTGAATCCTTAGAAAATGCACGTGAAGCCCGTCTTCAGATTCTTGACCACATGGAGAGAAACATAAATTCCCCACGAAGCCAGGATGGGGCTTCTTCTCCTCGGCTAG CAACGTTGAAGTACAGCAATGACTCACTTCGTAGCTTGATCGGACCTATGGGTGTACTCaagagaaagattgaagagGAAACAG GTGCAAGAATATCTATTGACGATGGAACATTAACTATTGTTGCCAAGAATCAGGCTGTGATGGAAAAGGCTCAAGAAAAG GTTGACCTCATCATTGGTCGTGAAATAGTTGCTGGTGAGGTGTACAAAGGCACAGTGGTAACTATAAAAGAGTACGGTGCATTTGTTGAGTTCAGTGGTGGTCAGCAAGGTCTACTACATATGTCTGAGCTATCTCATGAACCA GTCTCCAAGGTTTCAGATGTATTATCTATTGGCAACTACATCACTGTGAAGTGCATCGATACCGATGTCCGCGGTAACATTAAATTATCTCTCAAAGCATTGTCGCCCAAACCCAAACGCAAACCAGAATCTGATCTTGAAAAATACCCGGTTATGAAAGAGTCCTCAACAGTCTTCATAGAAACGTCTAGTGTTGGAGAGACAGTTGCAAGCATGCCCAGTATCGTTACGCCACCTCAGAAATCTAAGTTAGCAGTTCCTGCAGTTGTCATCCGTACTGCTGTAGAGTGTGATGAGGCAGAGAAATCTTCCCCTGTGGAAAAGAACAACAAACCCAAACGCGCTGCAACACCGAAGCCAGACCGGAAACCCAAATCCACTGCCTCTAAACTGACTGCGTcgcaaaaggaagaagaggcaCTCGAACTTTGTGCTCCAGAAGAAATTACTGCTGAGTCACTGAAGCAAGACGGGAAACTAAAATCCACTTCTCCCAAAAACAATAGCACTGCTTCAACTGTTTCTGATTCTAATCTAGTATCATCTTCAAAAGCCAAGAAATCAACTAGGAAGGAGGATCAATACGAGAACAAGGCGGAAGAGAGTGCAACGGTTAGTACCCGAAAACTAAAAATAGGAACAGAGATGATGGCCAAGGTGCAAGAGGTTCGACCCCTTGGATTGGTTCTTGATTTAGGTGGTGGAATCCGCGGTATGTACAAATTCGAG GAtaatgaagaaacagagtttgaagAGGGAGACACATTGCAAGTAAAATGTACAAGTTTTACAACAAAAGGAGTCCCTAAGATGGTTTTGGTTGACGAAGAGGAAGACTAG